The Apium graveolens cultivar Ventura chromosome 3, ASM990537v1, whole genome shotgun sequence sequence TGGTTTATGAACCATAACCATTTTGAAACCGCATTTCAGTAAATATGGAATTGGTTTGGATTTAGTTTGTGTGGTTTTGGTTTAGAATATGGATTAACTGTATTCATTAAAATAACAATTAACATCTGCATATAAAGAAATGGAAAAGGGTTATACTTGATCTTTGTACCAATACACTCCTTTCGTGAAAAGGTTTTAATCGATACCAAAATAGatatttcagattttaaaatCTATTTCTTAATTAGTTTAGTTTTTAAATTAGTTATTTGGAAAAAcaaaaaagtaaataaaaattgAAAAGTAATGCCTAATAATATGCACCTCCAGAATCATGGACGGATCCCTGGATTGGCAGGCGCGCGAGCCTAGCACACatctttttttatttaattaaataagaaGATGAAAACACCACTCTCACACGCGACTGGAATCACTTCTTTGCGGGCATCTGTGCTTATCATATACATAAGTCATAGGAGTATATGATATACACATATACGCTAATATACACTTCAGAAGATAGTACAGCACAAAGTCAGAGAGCAGAGAGTAGGTGTTGCTAAAGAAGTTTTGAAATATGGATATCACATACACTTCAGAAGATAGTACAGCACCGAGTCAGAGAGTCAGAGAGTAGGTTTTGCTAAAGAAGTTTTGAAATATGGATATCACATATTTGTATCCAGATTTGGATCCATATTTCAGAcaaaatttatgatttaaaaCCAGTCCATATCCAAATACTGATTAAATCAGGCCATATATTAGAGATTGGTTTGGTTTTGGTTGGATTAGTGGTTTTAAGTCCATATTTCCAGGTCTACAGTAGAGGTTTAAATGAAATTGCTAGGGAAGATTCCTACAGTCACGAGTTTATGTCAAACAACTAATTAGTTGATAGTTCATACAGTGTATATGAGGATGAGATTGAAAGCAGTTCACTAGAGAATGAATACACTAGATTGATAGCGTACCAGTAACCAGAAACAAGCAGCTTCCCTCCAATAACTTTTGGAGGTCTACCCCATATTAGTGCTTTTGGATTCTTTTTAAAGACATGCTTCTGCTTGTTAGCTCCTCTAAACACCATATACCTTCAGTATACATGATTCATCAGTTCAGCAAGGaaattatatatacatacacacacacacacacagagagagaaagagagagagagagagatggagggagggggggggagagagagagagagagagagagccgcGCTTTCCTAATCAGACATTACCCGATAAGAAAGACAAAACAATTTGCAATAACAGCTGCTGTTGTTAGCTCCACTTTATTATACAACAGCCACCAACCCTATAAAGAAAACAGAAGTAATTACTTGGTTGACACACTTTATGATTGTGTATAGCTCTTTGTTCAAACTTCAAATGATAGCAATAGAGATTCAGATTTATAAGCGCGGCTAGAAGCAGTCGTATAACTATTCTGGGTAGGTAAAGTAAAACCTAGTACTATATTATCTTCGGCAGTCACATTCCCTATTTctgtatttttttatttaaaaactGAAGACCACATGCCTGTATACTGAAGGTGAAGGGAATCCAAACTAGATCTCCGAATACTAGCATGAAGCCCAATCTCTCTGCTATTATATCCCACCTAAAAAAGAGGTCCAAAATTGTAAGTAGGCCAATCAAACAATTTGGACTAACACCAGTATCTATGTTACAGATGAAATGGTTAATCACATATAGAGCATGATCGAGAGGAAGATAAACTTTTCCGGAACATTTATTGTACATATTTCCACCAAAACTTGCTATATTTTATTTGAATGGGTCAATTAAGCCCCCATCGTACTAGGTTACATAAAGTTTTTTGATAGAATAAAAAATTGACAGCAGCAAAACCACATTCGAACAGTTAAGAAATTTGCATGTGCAGAGAAAGCCATCAGGCATAGAAGTATAAGTGAGTATATTATTAATCACTCAGAAACTTTTCATTTCAGTACTAggaaaatattttaaattgtAAAGATATAGAAAAATAGATGCATTTCTCTAAATAGCCAATTCATGAACATACATATTAATATATAGAATATTGCAGCCACTAATGAGAAGGAATGACACTAGAGTTTGGTTGGTCTTTCTTAGTAGAACAGGAGATGAACCTACGTGGATGTCATGTATTCTTCATGAAAAAAGTAATCGAGGATGTACAACTGAAAAGACAGGTGAAATGATAGAAAAGTCAGTACCCATAAGACCAGTTATAGATTATTTTAATCAAGGAAAGTATACCATTGCAGATTACCAGACAGAATAATTGATAAAGAATCATTGACTGACTCAAACTGCTGTGTTCGAAACATTTTCCAAGAACTGAGAGGTTGATAAGTAGCCATCCCATCATCCCAGCTCGAACAAAGAAGAATCTACAAATGGATAATTTCATTATTGTAACAACTAACAAGTACCATTTCACCTCATCCCAGcaattgataatattttaaagaaaCAAACACTTTGAAGACAGGAGCCAAAGAGAAAAATAACTCTAAGTTTCTGATGACACATAGTTAAGTAGAAAGAAAACATCAAATTTTGGCATAAAGACACTAAGGTAATTACAATATAGTAGAACTCGTTATTGCATTATTGGTAATTACCTGTAATAACCAACACATTTATAAAAGAATATAATTTTGGAGAAACGAACAAGCAGAAATATGATAAAGATTGTTACATACTTGAGGTCAATGCCCATGAAATGAGGATTCAGTTGTATCCCAAGCCACCTATAAAATGAACATATTTAAATAAAACTGAATTTGCGCAGACAGGCATTAACCATAAAGCATTAACCAGGAGTTAACCATAAATCATAACTGGAGAAATTAACAAACCAGGAGTAATGATATATCTTCTAACACAAAGCATTAACCATTTCAACATAACTAGAGAAACCAGAGATGCAAACTTAGAATTCAGAGATTTGGAGAATAAATCAACTAcataattaattatgaattatCAGTTACTATAACCAGTATCTGCACAGTACAGCTTTTACAAGGCTGCATCAGAAAATTTACATAACCTTTCCTTAACATTTACTGTGGATAAAAACGACTTCTTGGTGGATGTACTCAGTCAGATAATAATTTAATACTACAAAAACTTTTCGCCTGTAAGTATTATTAAATTGATAATTGAAAATAGTGACTGCTATGAGGTAGTGTGCTATTACTGTCAACACTTTCTTTCATGGAAGTTAAAACTGGACTCTttagataaatatgaataaatatgAATACATATTACAGATTATTTAGCGCAAGTCCAATGGTGTGCTATATCTTGTGCTAAAATAGCACAATCCTATAATTTGTGCTAAATATAGAACAAAAGATAGGTGGAGTTATAATTTACACATCATTCCACCTCATCCCACCTCATCAAAAAGAAAAAGTTGGCTAgaaaaattaattttgtattcACCAATCATTGGAGCCACGATGCTATTTTAGCACCAAAAACTACTTTTTGGTGCTAAATTACAGCAATAGGTGCACTTATTTTTACATCACCATTGGACATGCTCTTAAAGTCACAAAAGGGTCATACTTTTTTGTTAATAAAATATACAACCACGTAAAAGCAACAATCCAAAATTATCAACAAGTCATACTTTTTTGTTAATACTCAAGCCCATATTGTCTGGACCCCCGAgtataaaaaaatttaaagacTTCCAAATACATTATAGATATGGGCATCATAATGGATAAGATAGAAATAGTAATGTTGATAAAGGTGGAGATGCCAAAATCGTCAAAGAAGACGCTTTATTATCTGATGCATAACGGTGTTCTTAGAAGCTACAATTAAGCTACGTTCCATAATCCTTGTAGTTTAGTTTATTAAAAGTCTCTAATTTTTGTTTATTAACAAAATAAAAAGTGGTCTGTGCCTCTGGATATTAAGCACAGGAAAAAAATATGTTGTCTATGAAGAGGTACGATCTTATCACTGAATGGCAACTTTTCTTGTTTTTGAAATGACAACCTGATGGATATAGGGAAAGAAAACATAATTAACTTTTTTTTTCAACCTTAATATTTAGCACTAAATCTTGTCCTGTCTTGTTTTCCGTATTGAATCTGGGATGAAGGCCAAATGAGGGCCTTGTAGAGCCATATAATGCAGTCAACATGAAAGATATATAATTAATGAAAACAAAATAAGAGATAATACCAGTCATTGATTTTGTTTCCTGTGACATAGGGTTTCAGGGATGAACTCTGACTAGAAGAATTGATACCGACTGCATAAAGTAATGATGTCACCTGGAATTAGAAGATAATAAAAATTAAGACAATGCAGAACACTGATTAAACATGGTCAAATAAGTATTGATACTCACAACGGCACTGAATATAAAAGTTGTCGACAGAAGTTCAATTCCTCTATCTGCTATGACCTGCAAGTATCAGATTAATTTGAACGCGCCATTAAAAACTCAAACTATAAAAGTTTACATCAAAGTAATGTTTCAGAGGAAATCCCCAATATCTGATAAACAGCATATTATTATTCCATCTACTGACACGGAGATGGGGAATGCAAACACTTGGTTGGCACTGAAACAGGGAGGAGGTATAATATTGTTTCACACATCATCCTTGTAAAACAAAATACTCCCCCGGAccatatttatttaatatatagtTACACAAAGATAATTAAGTTAAATTAACACTACTGAAGTACACCCAATCAATCAATCAATCGATTGAAACAGAGATAATTAAAAACACATATAAGATGAGTAATTAAGTTAAATTAGCACTATTGAAGTACAATTAATCGAGAATCCTCCAATGTCTGTCATATCAAATAGACAACATTGAGTATACATGAAACAATTAAATTAACACTAGTGAAGAACAATAAATCGAGAATCCTCCAATGTCTGTCATATCAAATACGCAACAGCGCATACACGAAACAATGAAACAGATAATACATACAGAAGGCGATACGAAATCCACCCAAACTCCAAGTCCAAGTAGAGCCACTAGCAGCACAAGAGACGCCAATCCTGAAAACAAAAGATTTGTTAGCAGACATAACATCAAACACCTGGAGTGCATTAATTTCAAAGTGACGACCATAGAAATAATGAAATGTACCATTGCAACGGTAGTAGAGACGAGAGCCGTCGGATAATTTGACACCGGGAATGAGGTTTCCAGGTAAAATAGATCCAGCTAGTTTCAAGTAAGTGAAAAACACGAGTAGCAAACCAGCCTGTTACATTATAATTGAATTAGTAGAATTAAGAAAACAAGGTTTGTGCGGTGGTTGAACTCTTGTACCCCTTGCGCCAGGTCAGGAGTTCGACTCCCGTGTGTGCGTGtataattaattagcaaaaaaaacaTAGAGAAAATGTATAATGATTAAGTTGTAATGTGTGTTTACTAACAGAGGTCCACGACGGGATGAATGAAATGAGAAGATTGTTGAGATCCATTTCGCAGATTTGATTTTCTTGTTTGTTTTAGCCTCAGGGTCTTCCCACTAAGCTCAGAGTCAGACTGGTGTCAACTGCTCTTGACCGCGGGCGCTTGCCCGCTCCTTATATGTCACCTCAGGGTTCCCAATTTGCCACCGTGTATTTTTCCTTTGCTTTTTGGTCATGTTTTTCTAATATTTGAAATTAAATGTTCACTTTAACGGAAAAAATTAGAGTTATTTTCACTTTTCATCTCTTAGGTTCCATCATAATACGGATTGGGtcaaaatttttaattatatGCAATATGCATCTTTTAGGTTTTAATATCCTTATAATGACCACTCTTCGACCGATTTCTGTTAATTTTGATCGTTAATTAACAGTTGACTAGGGGTAAAATGAAGATATTAAGtatgaaatattaaaaaatatattaaaaattcgaaaaaactacaaaataatatgtaaaaaatatatttattttctttataGTGCGAATATCTATATAAAAATTTTTATAATGTGcctaataattttaaatatatcaaaaaatattatttaactTGAATATTTAAAAGATGAAATAATTAAATcgaaaaactaaaaaaaatattattattattatttttaaaaaaggCTTAAATCGGTTTAACACttgattcaatttttttttaaaaataattatattttttactattttttccaatattttaaatttattaatgttttattttaatattttatatgtgTTTTCTCCGTTTTACCCCTAGTCAACTGAATTTAACGGTCAAAATTGACAGAAAATTGGCTAAAGGGTGGTTATTGTAAGAGTATAGAAAACTAAGAGATACATATTGTATATAATTAAAGTTTTTGACTCAATCCGCATTATGCAAAAATCGAAGGGATGCAAATTGaaaataactcaaaattttatttcaatttagTTGTGCATTTTAACTTTCAATACAAATTTATATTTCAAACTAACTCTGTTTCACATATCTTTTATTATGTTTTCTAGATAAATCTCATTTCATATATTAAGGTGAATTGATTCAATTAATTTATCAACGTTCACCTTTGTTAAACTGTGTAATTTTTCAAAAGTGGAAATCTAATTTTGAAACGGAGCGAGTATTAGTTATCAAGAATTTGAATTATTCTATTCATTTTAGTTAGGTTGGGTTTCTTTGGATTGAATGCAATGGAATATATATGTAATTAGAAAAATGGGAGTTGGAAGAGAATATTTGACAAAAAAAATAGATGTACAAAATTTTTATGATAAGAATTGTGAAGAATTTACGGGGATAATAAGAAATGGAGCACACAAAATGACATTATGATAGTTAAATCGGCCATCAACACCATCAATGCACGGTGTTCTTCGACTAATTGTTACTCTAGATGTTGAAGATGTCATTGACTGTAAACCGATAATGGGGGTATTTATGAAAAATGAATAACATTGCGAAAAACTGAACCATTATACAATATTTACCTTATGTAGCACATTGAGATTATTTAGCTACTATGTTCACTCAAGCGATTAGGCACTAACAACAAAATAGGGAATTACGATTAGGGACTAACAACTAAATAGAGAATTAATCGAAACAATGGATATATTTGATActttattaatatataatatattagcTCGGATTTAAAAGATCTCAAACAatgattaaatatttaaataaaattggTTAAATATTTTTTAGGGATTAATCAAGGATGTTTCAAAAGATCTCAAACAATGACTTCGTCAAttttttcttatttattaatcaaaaattaaacatttattaaatcaaaGCAAATAGATCAATAACTTTTAGGAAAAACTATCCTAGTTGTTTTACAATTTTACTTATATGTTATAGTGTTTttcttttcttgatttttttaattaatattgGTCTCTTGcaaaataaaatgatataatGTTGTTGTAGAAAGAAGGAAAACAAGAAGTTACAGAGAAAAGAGATTAAAGAAGATCCTTTTCTTAAGCTAAAACATACAAATAATTGTTTTTTTTCTTATATTACAAGTTCCCTCTTATTTTCTATAAAAGAATTTTGAATATAAGAACGCCAAAAGCTCTTTTCAATATTTTCCTATTTTACAAAAAGTAAAACTAAATGGAATATAATTCCCTTATCATACGTTCCCCCTTGTGATAGACTTGTCCTCGAGTCTCAGATGGAATTGAAAAATCTGGAAACCTAACATATAAATCAGCAGCAACTTTCCAAAAAACTTTATGAACAGGAAAATTAGTCCGTTGTACCAAAATTTGAACTTGTGCATCATTGTGATTCAATGATATTTAACCACCCGATTGTCAAGAATCTGAGCAGGCACCATTTCACACCCAGCAGGTGCAGTAGTAAACTAATTAGGGAATTAAATTGTAACTCAAACTTCTCAATAAAACTTCTTCAATTGGGATACATGAAAAATATTGTGTATCTTTGCTTCAAATGGGATGTGAAGCTTATAAGCCACTTTGCCTCTAACTTCAACAACTTAAAAATGACCATAATACTTGTAGGCCAGCTTCTAATTCCCTCTTATTTGCAAAGAATATTTCCTATAAGGTTGCAATTTCAACCATGTACATTCTCTAATTTCAAAACATCTCTAAGACCCGTGTTGATCAACATGTTGCTTCTTTCTGCTTTGAGCATTTTCCAATCAAAATTTGTTCTTGTTAACTGAGGAATTTGGTTAACAAAAATTTAAGGTACGCGGTCAGAATCAAGATTTGCTGCGGTGGTCGGTGATCAGAGAAATCACCGGTGTGCGTTGATTTGTGCTTAAAAACCAGCTGAGATTGATAGGGTTTATATTTACATTCTCAGAGCTCTTAAACACGTGCCCTCACAATGTGCCTATGTACCTCCAGTTATAGTGGATCAAGCTagacgtagttcttggggaacaaaaAACCTAGATGAACTTGGCTTCTCATTTTATGGCTCAATAGAAGTTGTTGAACCAACTTCCTATTATAACTCGAACATTGATTTTCTTTAGGAGTGCCCAACGATGCGGCCTAatcacaaaggcccaaggctcattTACGACCGCATGTATAGCCATGACTTACCGCAAATGCCAAAGTGCATCATTACCCCCGATAAGGATAACTCACCATACTACATGAAAAGTGATGTCAAGCGCAAAAGTGCAAAGTGCGTGATAAACCCAGAATCTCTCATCGAGGAAAATCGGCAAATACGGAGACAGGAttcccaaagcacacactagATATTTCCGACCGTTCCTCTATGAGGATAACATGCAAGACTGCAGAACGACGCCTTCGACATATTTTCCGGGACGAAGGGCTCCCAGAGGGCCCTTTTCCGCCTTCCAGAGTGCTCCCCCATGCCTAGGGCGCACCCTAAACATGGAGAGGTCCTCCGGAGGCTCCTCTTCCTTCGTTGTACGAATTTTATATTTTGTTCACTTCCTAATTTAGTTGTGGGAGAAACCTCCTCGCTAATTCTTCATTGTCACCTTACTTGTATTGCGGAGCGGCCACCCCGTACGGCCATATAGCACGGGGCGCGCCCTATAAGGGTCCGGAGACATTTCCCCGGATCCCGGGTTGTTCTTCATTTATTGATTACTTCACTCCTTCTCCCTGTATTAAGATTATCTTTTATAGACTCCTTATTAATAGTTGTtcctgttagtgtttgtgccctagagacaacactatgacgttttagtttaagacattaggattattaatgtttatgttctatcgattattctctttctaatttattaattcttaatttactgtgatttaaatgttagattaataaatatcctttgAATATGATATggaattctatatctctaagtacgtgacttagaaatgagattatgagaatagtatcaatattcctaaaggtttttagtcgagtattattattaagggacaataataatgcattaagactggtgtgtttgttgactgatgttgacggaggaatttgggagcaacaaagtttgaggttcgtagccggaaacaagatctgtgatggcggttccttgtcggaaacgtgaacagtaaccgatggatccgatgaacagtattcgtcagaaaagatgaacagtgttttGGTGGTGGTAtttattgggggctgagattgcttagggttagtggtggctcctttgcgctctcgcttctgaccccttacaatttgctTACGTAACCCTActtataggggatcaagcccacgtagttcttggggaacaagaaacctaataggcttagatttcttatcccgagctctagtaggaaacccactggaaaccgtcttctactagctttaggaatgtccgccgatgaggcccaaccacaaaggcccaaggctcgtccacgacttcgagacttcacggataaggcatctccctggccaagaaTAACCCTCCGCTAtagctgtttctctagtccgcgAACGCAGGTATAtccgtggttcaccccaaatattggacgcatccttgtcccccgataaggagcccctaccagattgcaggacaagtgatcccaagctcttgggtgcaaagtgtaggatactccaaagtctcccaatgaggacacccgttgactacagagacagagctcccaaagcacacaccaaatttcaccccacatccccaatgaggacacccattgcctacaggaggaggccttcagtccaggcatacccctggaggtctctgaccatgGACACCGCCTTTTCTATAGAtgtgctacaggaaggagttcttcaatagagtacctgcaccaaataagttagtaataataatctccat is a genomic window containing:
- the LOC141713511 gene encoding delta(14)-sterol reductase, whose translation is MDLNNLLISFIPSWTSAGLLLVFFTYLKLAGSILPGNLIPGVKLSDGSRLYYRCNGLASLVLLVALLGLGVWVDFVSPSVIADRGIELLSTTFIFSAVVTSLLYAVGINSSSQSSSLKPYVTGNKINDWWLGIQLNPHFMGIDLKFFFVRAGMMGWLLINLSVLGKCFEHSSLSQSMILYQLFCLLYILDYFFHEEYMTSTWDIIAERLGFMLVFGDLVWIPFTFSIQGWWLLYNKVELTTAAVIANCFVFLIGYMVFRGANKQKHVFKKNPKALIWGRPPKVIGGKLLVSGYWGIARHCNYLGDLLLALSFSLPCGISSPVPYFYPIYLLILLIWRERRDEARCAEKYKDVWAEYCKVVPWRILPYVY